A stretch of Halococcus saccharolyticus DSM 5350 DNA encodes these proteins:
- a CDS encoding class I SAM-dependent methyltransferase: MDQEVSSPEERVKRVWTLGSYSDVAPHFLSMAARLVEATNVSANDTVLDVGCGTGNVAITTARRGASATGLDITPALLDYARGRKRSMRRPGVQCQYDRGDTSYSHFPMIFS, from the coding sequence ATGGATCAAGAAGTGTCGTCTCCCGAGGAGCGAGTGAAACGGGTGTGGACGCTCGGGTCCTATTCGGACGTCGCACCGCATTTCCTGTCCATGGCAGCTCGTCTCGTCGAGGCGACGAACGTCAGTGCGAACGACACCGTGCTGGATGTCGGCTGTGGGACCGGAAATGTCGCCATCACCACCGCCCGACGAGGTGCCAGCGCCACAGGTCTGGACATTACCCCGGCGCTGCTTGATTATGCCCGAGGCCGTAAGCGATCGATGCGTAGGCCAGGAGTGCAATGCCAATATGACCGCGGCGATACATCTTACTCACACTTTCCAATGATATTCTCTTAG
- a CDS encoding DUF4260 domain-containing protein has protein sequence MDPRTFLRVEGLAALTIALSGYFTLNGPIWMLIVLGLAPDLSMIGYLVGPRLGSLTYNVVHTYTLPLALGSIGYWGDIRLALLVALIWIGHIGVDRFVGYGLKFETGFKDTHLSTQPAPIDRFTQSDQ, from the coding sequence ATGGACCCACGGACGTTCCTGCGTGTCGAGGGACTGGCCGCGTTGACAATCGCGCTAAGTGGCTATTTCACGCTCAACGGGCCGATTTGGATGTTGATCGTCCTTGGGCTGGCTCCGGATCTGTCGATGATCGGGTACCTCGTTGGTCCTCGGCTCGGCAGTCTGACCTACAACGTTGTCCATACGTATACGCTGCCGCTTGCTCTCGGTTCCATCGGCTACTGGGGCGACATCCGACTGGCCCTCCTCGTCGCACTGATCTGGATCGGCCATATCGGCGTGGACCGATTCGTCGGCTACGGCCTCAAATTTGAAACCGGATTCAAAGACACGCATCTCTCTACCCAGCCCGCTCCGATTGATAGGTTTACCCAGTCCGATCAGTAG